The DNA segment ATGGCACCATGttccttcattttcttcagAGCATCAGTAGTATACCAACTTACAGGAGCATCTCTAGGAGGACGAAGCTGTGTGAAAATAACATTTGaacaaattattcaataaattgaaataatttcaaACTACTGATTGACAACCAAATTATTATAGTCTACCTGAAATggctttattttcttctttttgccaTTTTTCTGATTTTCTGGAATGCTTTCAACAATCTTTACATCATACCTCAGTGTTTTGATGAAATGTTCAACATCATAGATACCATGGAAACCACTgcttgtaattaaaaataaggcACCTATTTAGTGTAGTGTGACTCTGGTTCATCACAAATTAAGAATCAATTAAGCCACTATCTATACTATTATAGAAAGGGGGTTCCCCATTTGGGATCTTTCCTACTTTTCCAAAAAGTCCATTTATTTGCAGAAGATCTTTCAGGGGAAATAATCACTTACTAGTGTTTCAATAACTCTCTCAGGAAGCTACCAAAAATAAGTGATTATTTCTtctaaataaaaatgcaagcaACAAACTCTCATTATTGGTTGAAAAATATTGCCAATTGCAATTTTGTGTGTCCtacttcttatttaatgagtttgactcatgattttgtagtttccaataaatttaaccaaaaataaagTGTTATAAGGAATGTGTTAAGAGAATGTTTTGCTAGCACTCTTTAAAATAAGCTAAACCAGAGGCATGCACTAAACCAAAAGGGGAGGATAAACTTGTCTCTACAAAATACAAATTAGCTACTAAGgtccaccacttaacctactcCTACTTGTGAAGAACTtaacaaaagatttttttttatttttctttagatCAGTGAACTTAACAAAAGATTAATAAGTAAgtttaaatatcttatttaaatttaaaaagaaaattgtcatgccataaaattgaattttctcTTTAGATAGGTGCATTATATGCATCTTTTCTTAAATACAAAAAAGATTctaattaacaaaacacaaacaattgAACTTAAGAAACTTAGTCTGAAGTTTAAGTGAACCATGCTATATGTGGATTTGGATGGTAAATCCAACTCATTTTTGTGCGTCTACCAAGGAAGTTTAAAGAGTTTAATAAGCATCCAAATCTCTGATAAATGAGCAAGCTTATATAATGCAAGTTTATAGAAAAGTACAGAATTGTGCTACCTTAGCCAAGAGCATGAACAGGTATATACCTAAGCAATTGCACACACacagaaaagagagaaaacccAGAGATAACCACATCAATATGCTTCTGAGAAAAATGCACTCAAGCAATTCTTAACTTCTAATGACAATTTAGATGAGGAAAAAGGAAATTCCTTTATTAAATGGTAACTCACTGATGGTTGTCCTCACttgctgtaaaaaaaattaaaaaagacagTCTAGCAATTACTTTCTATCAGATATATAAGAACTAAACAGGAAACTATCTTCCaaatttatttgtgaaaatCAACATATTATCTATTCTCTGTCTCcctgtaaaataataataataatcatagtgGTTTCGACAATGGGTGCCCTAaggaaacaatttaaaaaaaaaagtaaattgcattaagtcCCCTAAAGTTTTGTCAAATTCTCCATGATACCCCTCTCTTTTTTTACCCGTACACTAACTCCCTTTGATTGTTGGAAAACATTACACTGACACCACTATACATTACAGAAATTAATTGTTTAGAAAACAAAACGCTGTACCCCTATAAGGGGGTTGTGAACTTGTGATAAACATTACTAATGCAAGGGGTCATGTGCAATCTCAAGAAGCATCAAGGGAGGGGAGTTAGTGTAATTTACTCCAAATAAAAAACCTTTGTTTTTAGTAGAAACACATGTTTTCCTagccaaattaaaaacaaatttgataaattaacgCACAAGTTAATACCAAATTCAAGTTTAGATGATAAATGCATATATCTaaacatacaaaacaaaagtgattttaatttataattaaaaaaatataaaagttaatgCATTCACTACCAAAAAAGAGTTAATTGTTTCTTAATATAATACAATAACAAATGcctaatagtaataacaaatttgtcaagtatattatatattatattactaaTCCATCATCCCATTCCAATTGAACAGCCAACATATATGTTCAAGGGATAAAATAAGTTATCTTCTggtatttttctcaaaaaaaaaaaaatccaagtctAGGAGTAGATGGATGCATGCTGCAGTTCAGAAGTCAGACAAAAATTAGAAGTTAAGAGTCTTAAGACAGTTACCTGTCATCATGCCAAAAGGAGTTTGCATCCAACTCAGGTAGCACAAGTGTAGCATTCATGATTCGCGCAGCAAGAACAGCATTAGAGATCTATAGCATTGAAATACAAATTTATCAGTATAGCAATAGCAatatcaacatatatatatatatatacacacacgcaCAGAATAGCACCAGCATACACATAGGAAGCCTCATCCTATCAACAGCACTAAATTCAATTTACCTAGCTTAGTAAGCAGACACAATGCAAATACTTAGCAGCAGTTTAAGTGAATCCAAAAGTCTACTACAGTTTAGAGAGACTGAGGTACAAACCGCACTACGCTGCTGATTCAGGCCACCATTACATCGAACACGCAAATAGCCGTTGCTCTCAGTCGGAGGAGCTGAGACAAAAACAACACCAAACAAAAACAGCATCAGAAAGTAAGTTCTAGAAAGAACATTAAATTCAGATACGAATAAATTTTTGCATCAGAAACAGTCTGTAACTACAAGAATAGATAGATACGGGCCCAATGAGTTCTCGGAGCAGACGACGGCCGCCAACTTCCGGAACCTGCGTTGCTCCAAAGCTCTTCTAAACGGATCTGAACGGAAAATGAATAACAAATTGCTGAATTACATGAAATAACAAGTACAAATTCCATTtcaccataaaaataaaatgtataatgATATGATCCAGCAAAGGTCCAATTACTTCAAAAATCTTTTGCGATAGATGAGAACTAAAATCAATATCCTTctaaaatgaaaactaaaatcaatttcTAAATCTGAAGTCATCAAAAGGTGATCCGTCACGTTTCCGTGTTCGTATCAATAAAGGATTCTGAACGAATTGCACGAACCTCGGAGCGATAGTTGGATTGAAGATTGGAAGAAGTTCCTGTTGAGGAGAAGAACAATGAGAGCGTGCAGATCAAGAGCACCACAGCAGCAACCGACAACTTCACGATCATTCCTTTGAATCCTGAGCCTCCTCCTCCGCTTTGTCTCCTGTGAAAGCCAGTTCTGCAAATAACAACAAAACGTCGGCGTTTAAGAATCGAATCGAAATGAAAATTAGCATCGAATGGAACCGTTGTTGTTTGAACTAACAATACCTCCTCATGGTTAAGATTCAATAATGCCTCTGTTGTGTTACGCTTCGGTGGTGAAGTAGGGATTGGAATGGTGGTTGCGGCTGAGAGCGTCGGCGATCTAAGTGGCGGTGGCCGGTGGATATGTGGTGGTGGGAGAAAGAAGGTGAAACGTAATCACCGTCAttgaattgaaataataattacagAAAATGGAATGGACTAATCGATTGTGGACAGGGGGGTATGGGTCTCTGGGTGGGTTTGGAGAATGGGCTACAGATTGTAGGgatatgctaggtgcaccctgcaatattgctggtgcacccagaaatttattgaatggGCCATTTTGcccttaatttaaaattttaaaaagctttCTTTCCCTCTTCCGGAACCATTCACTCCTTCTTCGCTGCTGGTTCTCTTCTTCTCCGCGAGCCTCATGCATCTCTTCTTCGCGAGCCCGACTGCTTGTTTTCGTTGGATCAGACACGCCATTTGCCTTCGAGGTAGGTGTCCCTAACCTTCCTTTGCTTTTATTATGCACTATAGTTGTAACATTTAGGCTAGGTTAgtggaaccttagggtagaagacgccGGAAAAAAATGGGGAAAGGGTGGTTACGGTGGCAGCTTCCGGAAGATCCGTGTAAGGTTCTTTCGGAACTTCTGGAAGGTGTTCCGGAagatttccggaagaacccttcttccggaagtactAAAAGGTCATCCGGAAAAACAGGTCTTCCGGAAATCTTTCGGAATACCTCTTCCgaaaactttccggaagaagtagtTCTTCCagtacttcttccggaaagttttcGGAAGAAGGGTTCTTCCGGATGACCTTTGAGTTTTCCGGAAGCACTTTCCGgatgaaccacttcttccgaaaagtttccggaagaagtactTCTTCCgaaaagtttccggaagaagtacttcttccggaagtttgttttttatttaaaaaatattgttttgttttttttttaaattagtgtattttatttatatataaagttggttatttttgttaattggttttgtttattttttatatgattttagttgagtattttactaattatctaattttaaattagttatgttttttgtttataaatgaagttgtttatttttataaataaagttgtgtgtgttttggaaaaaaaatttaaatactaattttttttataaatgataaaaattaagttgtgtatgttttgaaattttttttccatttttgttttatttttatatataattttagttgtgtatgcttactaattatatatttttaaattagttgtgtttttttgtttataaataaagttgtttattttattataaatgaagtatttttttataaattaatttgtggaattttactattaattatttttacattagttgtgtttttttataaatgaacttgtttattttttttaaaaaattaagttgtggatgtttactaattaattatttttacattagttgtgttttttttataaatgaagttgtttattttttaaaaaattaagttatggatgtttactaattaattatttttacattagttgtgttttttttataaatgaagttgtttattttttttaaattaagttgtggataattaattatttttacattagttgtgtttttttatagatgaagttgtttattttttttaaaattatgttgtgtgtgttttcaaataatttgatttaaattagtcttatttttttataaataaacttgttttattttttaaaaaaaagttgtgtatgttttgaccgaaaaaaatacgtgttctACATGATATGCAGATCATGGctagaacacgaggtttaggttgTGCTATAGGTAGACTTATAGGCAGAGATAGACAGGATGACCATGATGCAGTTgatgttcccgagaggcgtaggcctactgcaTCAGCCCGTAGGCAACGGGTTCATCAGATGACTGCGGATGCACCTGATATGGCTGAGGATGTTCCTGACATGACTGAGGATGTCCTTGATATGGCTGAGGATGCACCTGAGATGATTGCGGACGTACAGGGTGATGATGGTGCTAAGGGGTCACATGGTGATGATGCTGAGGGATTTCCATGTAGGCCACGTGACCCATTAGTGCTGACATCATTTGCGAACCATGTTGCACACGCCGTTTGGAGTGGacaagtattttaatttgttaattatttatcattgttgatttgtttgtcattaatttttttttataattgtataatttgtacttcaaatcaggaacatcctgatttgaagttggtgtcacatgggaggaaggtgacattgattgggaggccagtgcctgagattgaaggacTGGTTggtgccacaggattaagtccactgatcGATTGTTCAGTTGTTACTGacgatcctggacttatatccgcatttgtggagaggtggcacagcgagaccagcaccttccaccttccggTATGAGAGttgacgatcacattggatgatgtgtcgtcaCTCCTCCATTTGCCTATCACTGGCGCGTTGCACAACTTTCATGCTCTTTCTGCGGAGGAGGCGATATTTTTGTTGACCGAGTTGCTTGACGAGGCTAGAGCCGAGACAACACGATCACGTGGGGCATATGTACGGCTGGGATGGGTTCGAGACATTTATGAGATGAGATGTCAGGCCTGGCGATGGATTGTAGCAGCTCGTGCTTATCTGCTGCACTTggtcggttgcactctttttgctaataagagtgcaacatatGTTCATGTGATGCACCTAGACGCTTTTCGCGACCTGGGTCAGAGTGGTGGTTATGCTTGGGGAGTTGTcgcgctggttcatatgtatgaccagttagatgaggcttcTAGGACCACCACACGACAGTTGCGGGGTACCTGACTCTAttacaggtaaattttgtgtttttaaatatgttacgttcgattatgatttaaacatgtttttatgttatgttaacctcatttttttttgtagtgctggatctatgagcactttcCTAGTGTGCACCAGTGCGTAACAGATGATACATATCAGGATacgtccccacgtgcttcccggtggCTATGTCGAAGGCGCATATGAAGGGAATCACAGGAGCACCTtacagggcacgttgtgatgCTTTGACTGTCACAGGTGTGTCTTGGTTGTCGTACACTGAGCATCGGGGGGTTAGGGCCTTTGAGCTGATTTCATCATTACATGGTCAGCTGAGATGGGGTCCTATGGTGGTCACAGCTCAACCGGAAAGGGTGCTACGATAGTTTGGTTACATTCAGAGCATCCCTCTGTCGCCTGTTAGTGCTTGATTGTCACATGATGAtatagatgacaggtggatgcatTTTGCGGACCACGTACTAGCTGTGGGTGAGCTTTGTctagtgcctgggcaggtatctgcggattacatggagtggtttCTCCAGATATCTCACCCATTCATGATACCGACCCAGGCAGGTGACCAGTACAGAGATGCACCTAGCGCAGACCCTGAGGAGTACATGCAGCCGTccagcccccaggttccagtggcatttgaccccccCCTCCACATGCAATGGTAAGATTTTTTGCTCGTttaatgtttgatgagttgttatttattttaaattttataataaatgtttttaatgactGTCACAGGATGATTATGACTACtatgaggcgattgcacagaggttggagcgtgtgctcaaccttaggatggtCATTGCAGGCACAAAGTTATATGATATTATGCAGGATTGCCTGACGATCGCCAGAGGGGGAGCCAGTGCTGATGGAAGTGTCACGGCTCGACAGAGACAATGCACAGAGCGttgattattgtatttattttttgttttgtagttgacatgaatttttgtatttgttacactttttagtttaatatcgTTGACTTGtttgcacagtttattattttatgatattaactAACGTATCGATTCTGATTCCGATCgtggtccttaagcgaagtttTGGACtgctttaaattttgtttttaaaaaaagtgaagcTAAAATCATGAGTTTTTTTTCGTAAGAATtacattgaaaataaatttttttagaaaagaggcaggaaatccaaaaaaataggaatcagATCCTTTTTTTGATGTTtcagtacccatgtttggggttttttttCGTGGATGTGCGAGTGGCGTAAGACATTGGAGGGATGCTATttgtcatgtttggacgtcaaagaagccaaaaaaattatttttgttccctggttccatcaaataacacctaaaaaaagaggcagaaaatccaaaaaaatatgaatcagacccttttttatgtttaagtacccatgtttggggtttttttttGTGGGTGTGCGAGTGGCGTAAGACATTGGATGGGCGCTATTTGTCATGTTTGGATGTCAAAGatcccaaaaaaattattgtcgttccttggttccatcaaataacacctaaaaagAGAGgtagaaaatccaaaaaaataggaatcagacccttttttatgtttaagtacccatgtttggggttttttttttttggtgtgcgAGTGGCGTAAGACATTGGAGGGACGCTATTTGTCATTTTTGGatgtcaaagaacccaaaaaaattattgtcgttccCTACTTCAatcaaataacacctaaaaaaagaggcagaaaatccaaaaaataaggAACCAgacccttttttatgtttaagtacccatgtttggggtttttttttGTGCGCGTGCGAGTGACGTAAGACATTGGAGGGACGCTATTTGTCAtttttggacgtcaaagaacccaaaaaaattattgtctccagatatgcaaacccagcagagaatgtcatcgccgttggtgtcaccccaacatagtcaagtagtgggagtctgtacctgtttgttttgtaggtattgtctataaaaaacaccagatggcatgcattgcataactttactgcatctgggtgacaccaaaacagatcacgcaccacaacttcatcattcaatctatgccaatgaatgtattgatcacgttcgagaagcttcatcagatgttgcatttcggtattagctcctcttattgaagaacgatatgcacttcttgcattgtaaatttgctttatcgtggtgcaactgttgacattgtgttccttcaacgttagcaagatgttttttggtttcaccatcgactttgtcatatcaacaataattttcttttcatccttagtcGATCGCCCAACGTATGGATGTCCATCTaaggacttggccaattcatgattgtgaatccc comes from the Glycine soja cultivar W05 chromosome 6, ASM419377v2, whole genome shotgun sequence genome and includes:
- the LOC114416376 gene encoding protein MAIN-LIKE 1-like, yielding MARTRGLGCAIGRLIGRDRQDDHDAVDVPERRRPTASARRQRVHQMTADAPDMAEDVPDMTEDVLDMAEDAPEMIADVQGDDGAKGSHGDDAEGFPCRPRDPLVLTSFANHVAHAVWSGQEAIFLLTELLDEARAETTRSRGAYVRLGWVRDIYEMRCQAWRWIVAARAYLLHLVGCTLFANKSATYVHVMHLDAFRDLGQSGGYAWGVVALVHMYDQLDEASRTTTRQLRGT
- the LOC114416378 gene encoding uncharacterized protein LOC114416378 translates to MSKAHMKGITGAPYRARCDALTVTGVSWLSYTEHRGVRAFELISSLHGQLRWGPMVVTAQPERVSADYMEWFLQISHPFMIPTQAGDQYRDAPSADPEEYMQPSSPQDDYDYYEAIAQRLERVLNLRMVIAGTKLYDIMQDCLTIARGGASADGSVTARQRQCTER